From Schizosaccharomyces pombe strain 972h- genome assembly, chromosome: II, the proteins below share one genomic window:
- the mrpl7 gene encoding mitochondrial 54S ribosomal protein uL5m, which translates to MLGIRKNIRISVNFLQRRTITVKQKLGKNRPLPGWDPNSEYFRPGPTMLNRLQEHLHDTILPDVLAASYRHDIDTALSTDEHTQKDRLPRWIGDNPYYKNRPPQKMRGNKPLLPVKESVNPKNLPSISKVVVSTMHKEALVDKTQLLSTMMAFRSITGLQPEIVYARKDVSPWKLRSGVPVGVKVTLTGESMYTFLSILSELVLPQLHDFKGLSPTSGDQTGNISFGLPSEVMPLFPQIEAVYEMYPHSLPGFNVNITTNSKDTRLARFFVSSLIPFTDGNKEGYVG; encoded by the coding sequence atgcTTGggataagaaaaaatatcagAATATCAGTTAACTTTCTGCAGCGAAGAACCATCACTGTAAAGCAAAAACTGGGCAAGAATAGGCCCCTACCAGGATGGGATCCAAATTCTGAGTATTTTCGTCCAGGACCCACCATGTTAAATCGCTTACAAGAACACTTGCATGATACCATTTTACCGGATGTATTAGCTGCTTCATATCGACATGACATAGATACAGCGTTAAGCACAGATGAACATACACAGAAAGACAGACTTCCAAGGTGGATTGGTGATAACCCTTATTATAAAAACCGGCCTCCTCAGAAAATGCGTGGTAATAAGCCTCTGTTACCAGTAAAGGAGTCCGTTAATCCTAAAAACCTTCCTTCTATTAGCAAAGTTGTCGTCAGCACTATGCATAAAGAAGCACTCGTTGACAAAACGCAGCTCTTGAGTACAATGATGGCATTTCGTTCTATAACGGGTTTGCAGCCCGAAATAGTCTATGCACGTAAGGACGTTTCTCCCTGGAAACTTCGTTCAGGTGTGCCAGTAGGTGTAAAGGTTACTCTAACTGGAGAATCTATGTAtacatttctttcaatCTTATCTGAGTTGGTTCTTCCTCAGCTTCATGATTTCAAGGGCCTGAGTCCTACAAGCGGAGATCAAACAGGAAACATATCTTTTGGTTTACCAAGTGAAGTCATGCCTTTATTTCCCCAAATTGAAGCTGTTTATGAGATGTATCCGCACTCTTTACCTGGATTTAACGTAAATATAACAACCAATTCCAAAGATACCCGTTTGGCTCGTTTTTTCGTCAGCAGTCTTATTCCATTTACAGATGGAAATAAGGAAGGCTATGTTGGATAG